The Phycisphaeraceae bacterium genome segment CATGATGGAGCCGGTGGCGCTGGGCAGGGCGACCATCGTGGGCCCGCGCGTGGATGACTTCCGTGAGACCGTCGCGGCGCTGCTCAAGGGCGGCGGCATCATCCAGACCGACGCGGCGGGACTGCCTGGCGTGATCCGCTCACTGCTGGATGATCCCCTCGCCCGCGCGCAGCTGGCCGAGCGAGGACGCACCGTGGTGCGCCGGCGCCAGGGGGCCAGCGCACGTCACGCGGCGCTGATCCTCTCGCTTGCGAAGAACGGTCCTGGTTCTTCCTGGGAGATCGATCATCATGCGTGAGTTCTCCCTGCTCCAGCACGTCTACGCCTCCAATCCGTCGCTGGACCGGCGCGTGCTGATTCCGCCGGGCGACGACATGGCGATGGTGGCGCTTTCAGCCGCGAGCGGCGGGCGTACGGGTAGCGGATGCGTCCTGGCGGCGGTGGATCAACTCGTCGCGGGGCGGCATTTCGACGCGTCAGTCACGCCCGTCGAGCTCGTGGGACGCAAGGCGGTGGCTCGTTCGCTCAGCGACGTCGCCGCCATGGCCGCCAGACCGCTCTGCACGCTGGCCGCTGTCACGCTGCCGCCGGAGTACGGCGAGCCGAACGCCACGCGGCTGTTCGACGCCATGCGTCGCACCGCGGAACAGTTCGAGTGTCCGCTGGTGGGGGGGGACATCGCGTTCCACCCGCGCGGGGGTCTGCCGCTCGTGTGTTCGGTCACGGTGCTGGCCGAGCCGATTGATGAGGCCCATCCGCCCGTCACGCGCCGCGGTGCGCAGCCGGGCGACGGGGTGTACGTGACCGGAACCGTGGGGGGGTCGCTCGGCGCCGACCGGCTCGGAAAGCATCTCACCTTCGATCCGCGCATCAACGAGGCCATCGAGATTCGACTGGCGCTGGGCGATCGGCTGCACGCCATGCTTGACATCAGCGACGGACTGGGACGCGATGCGGCGCATCTGGTCGAGGGTGCGGATCTGACCATCGAAATCGAGGTGAGTCGAATCCCCCTCACGCCGGGCCGCGCCTGGCGCGAGGCGTTGAGCGACGGTGAGGATTACGAACTGTGCTTTACCGCCGCGGGCCAGGCGCCCGGGCGCGTGCGCAATCTGCCGGTGACGCGCGTCGGGCGCGTGGTGCGCGGGGGCGGATGCGAAGCCGGACGAGCCATCGCCATCACGCCATCCGGTGAGCGGGTGGACATTTCCGTTGCGGGATGGGAGCACGCCGACGCCGACCGGGTCGATCGTTCGTCGCGCGACGAAAGGGGTGATGGTTCGTGATCTTCGAATATCTCACGACCTCGCCGGAAGAGACGTCGCGGCTCGGTGAGCTGCTCGCCGGGTGTCTGCTGCCCGGCGACCTGATCGTTCTGGACGGACCGCTCGGCGCCGGCAAGACCCGCCTGGTGCGCGGGCTGGCCCGCGGGCTGGGCGCCGATGAGCGATCCGTTTCCAGCCCGACCTTTGTGTTGTGTCAGGAGTACCCCTGCGCCGACGAGCGCGTACTGGCCCACATCGACGCCTATCGCATGGCGTCAACGGATGACCTTGAGTCCATCGGCTGGTCGGAACTGAGAGCCGATCCCGACACGATCATCGCCTTGGAATGGCCCAGTCGCGTGGCCGAAGTCATCGACCGCGAGAGGCCCGTCCGCGTCCTGCTGGAGCACGCGGGCGAAACGGAGCGGCGCGTGTCCATCGACGTGCCCGACGCCGCGGCGGAACGGTTCGCTCGGCTTGCGCCGCGCACACGCCCGTGTCCGGCGTGCGGCAGGCCGGCCTCGATGCACGGCCCGGATGCGCCATTCTGCTCCGAGCGTTGCCGCCGGCTCGACCTGGGCGACTGGCTGAGCGAGCGGCATCGCCTCTCGAGGCCGATCAGTCCGGACGATGAACCCGGTGCATGAGTGACCCGGATTTCGTGAAATCGCCGCCACCTGGAGCGGTGGATGCTCCGCATCATGCAAGGGATGACAATGTCTGGAGCACGTTGCCCGTCCGTGGCGCGTCAACCCCCTCGTCGCACGCGACCGGCCCGGCTCGATCGGCCGCGGGCGCCGCCTCGCTCGGTGGGGGAGGGGAAGGCCTGACCCGCTTCCCGGGCGTCGGCGCTCTGTTCTCGCTCCATCATGGCGCGCCCCCGGGGACTGATCGCGTAGATCTGGAAGCGGTGACCCACCGCCTCCCAGCCGTGCAGGCGGGCGACGCGCTCGCGGATGGACACCAGTTCCGGGTCGGAGAACTCCACATGCTCGCCGGTCTTCACGCACACGAGATAGTCGCGCGGCGCCTTGCCGTAGACGAGTTGATAATGGGCCTGGCGCGAGTCGAAGAGCGCCTGGGTGATGATGCCCGCCTCCTGGAGCAGCTTGATGGTGCGATAGATCGTGGCCTTGGAGACGCGATAGCCGCGCTGCCGCATCTCCAGCAGCAACTCCTCGGCCTCGAACACACCGTCTCGCTCGATGATGGCGTCGAGCACGTCAGCCCGTTCGGGCGTGTACTTGAGATTGAGCGACTTGAGGTAGCGCCGGAACACGGAGCACAGCGGCGCCATGGCCGCGGCGGCGTCCGGCAGTCCGGTGGTAGAGGCCATCGATGGAAGTGGGCGTAAATCCATGCGCACAGTGTACGGGTGCGCGGTAACGCGGTGAGTCGCCATCCTTCGACCGTTTTACATAACGCTTCCTGGGTCGACGATCCCAAGGTTCCCAGGCGAGCCGGACTCGGAAGCACGCCCACAGGAGGACAGGTCAGTCATCGCGCGATCGGAACTGGGCCTCGCCGTTGCGCCCGATGTTCGTCCAGACGATGTCGAACTCCCCTTCGCCGGTGGTGAGTATCCAGCGATCATCGGAGTAGCAGTGCAGCTCCGGCATTCGCCCGGTCTCGGGATTCTTGGAGATGACCAGTCGCCCCTCGACGAGCGTCTCGCCAAAGTCCTCATCCTTCATCCAGTCGAGGAGTTCGGCGGGATACTGCTGGCCCCTGGGCCCACGAAGCGACACACGGGTCTGGAGTTTCACGGTCACGCCTCCCGCACGAATCGTGCTCAGGTGGTTGGTTTCCGATGATTCAACCGCGTCATCAGCCGAAGAGACGCGGAACGGTCTCCAAGTCGCCGGATTCTCCCACGTTCCCAGTATCTCATCGGGACGTGGCGTCTTCAATCGTGAATACGCGGAACCGTCGTCATCTTTGGGCGAAGAAACCTCGGTTTTCACGCCAAACGGGGGATTTTGCATACTCCAAACACCGCAGGGCCTCGAACACGTTGGTCGATCCAGACGGGAACGCGGGCGGATCGACGCAACGTGTGAATCTGCAATAGGTTGCGTCGATCGAAACGGATCGATCCAGGCGTTGGTTTTACATAACATATATTCTCGGACTTCAAGCGGTGCGTGATCGCAAGGGCGCGTAGGTGGTGGGATGCCGCCCGCACCGCATTGTGTTGCGCGCTGACGCCGAGGCCGCCGCTCGTAATCCAGTAACCGTTTCGCACCGAGCGCCAGCCCCGGGTGCTCGTGTGCATCGCACCACGGGGCGACATCCTGATCCGCGTGAACCACCCGACGAGGTTCCAGCCTGAGACGGTGGCACGCGATCAATCGCACGGAGGCGATTGTCATGACGGTAGCAGCAACGCCCACGCCGGTCAAGAGGTTCAGCCGTTCCGCCCGGCACCTGATGCGGTGCCTGATTGCGATCGAAGAAGCTGCGATCCGCGTCGGCAACATCGACGAACAAGGGCGCCCCATCGTCACTCCAAGACAGGCCACCATCGGCGCGAGGATCGGCGTTTCCGCTCGCCAGGTCCGCAACATCCGCGCCGAGTGCATCGCTGCGGGATGGCTCGCGGTCCAGAAAACCGGCCGCGCCTTGCGGTGGTTCATCCTGGTGGCGAGGTCATTTTTTACACGTGACCGTTTCCGCTCAGTTTCCGCTCGCGCGCCGCGCCGTATAGAGAGCGCGCGTGCGTCGGATTCCAGAGAGCACAGAGAGACAAAACCCAATGGGCCTGAACGGCCAATGGGCTCGTGCCGACTGAGTGTGACGAAGACCGACCTGTCGGACCCGCGCCGCCTGCGCGAGATCGCCGAGACCGCCTCGCGCGACATCGGGCGGCACGGTCGGCTCGTCGCTCCAGGCCGAGACGGACTGCGGAAGATCCTGGAGATGGCGGCGCACGCACTGCACACCCGCGGCATCAGGGACGCGGTGCGCGCGTTCTGCGCCATGCTCTGGCACCCCGAGAAACGCCGCACCATCACGCTCGCCGACGAGGACCGCGCCACGGCGATGATGGCCGCGATGGATCGGGAGCGCTATCCGCGCGAAGCGCCCGAGCCAGCCACGCCTCAGCCCAAAACGCCCGAGGAATCCGACGCCTCGATCGTGCGGAAGGCGGTGCAGCGCGCCACGAGCAGACCACGCCAACCAGTCGATGCACGTACAGCACTGCGCAGTTTCCGAGAAGCTCTCACACAACATCACGGCTGGACCCCCGACCGATGGAAACGTGCCATCGAAGCCGCGGGGTTCGGCTCGCTCGTCACAGACACCGGAGGCCCAGAACATGGCGACCGCACGCGCGAAGTACCAACTCCCCTGCCACCGCCCGCCGCACACGCCGAGGCGAGCCACAAGGCCCGCAGCCCCGCGCCAGCTGGGGCTGTTTGCCCCCGCTAACAGCGCACTGACCGCCGATCCTGCACGCCCCCAACCGCCACAAAACCGGAGGACGAACCCGTGACCACGACGACACCCCCCAACACAACACCGAAGCCCGACGCGATCGACGAACTCCTTTCGACGCTCGCCGGAGGCGAACACAGCTTGAAGGTCTACCGCGTCGGTCCGCAGGGACTCGAAATCTGCCAGACGTACACGGTGGACACGTTCTCCGAGGAGGCCGTGGCACGCACCTGGGGCAGCGGGGCGTATGAGCTCCACATCTACGAGCGCGGCAAGCGCGGGATGCAGGCGAAGCGCCCGTTCCGAGTCGCCGCGCCACCTGGTGAGTCCTCGCAGTCCATCGCGCCGCCGCCAAGGCCCGCGCCGCAGAACGCGCCCAGCGCCTACACGATGCCCGCCGAGGCGGGCGTGTTCGGCATGTTGATGCAGATGCAGCAGCAGCAGTTCCAGATGCAATTGGAAGCGGCGAAGGCGGACCGCGCGATGTTCCTGTCTCTCATCGAGAAGATCGGGCAGAAGTCGGACACCATGCCCGAGATCAACGCAATGGAGCAGATGATGCGGTTCGCCGACAAGCTCACACGCAACCAGGACCGCGACGGAGACAGCGCCGACGCCCTGGTCAAGATGGTGCCCGGCATCATCGAGGCGATGAACAAGCCCAGGCAGACGCTGCCACCTTCGATCGCGGTCATGTTAGACCATCAGCGACAGCGCCAGCGCCTTCCGCAGCTCACGCGCAGCGGCGCGCCCACGACAAACGGTGCGATGCCCGGACCGCGTCGATTCGAAAACGGCCAGCCGGTGGAGCCAGCGCCCGCCGCCACCGAGGGCGCGCCGAGCGCGGCACTCCCCGACTCCGTTCAGACGCTCATCCAGGTGCTGCGCATCGCCGTGACTCAGCACGATCCCGACCCGGCGACGTACAGCAACGTGGTGATCGACCTGCTCGGCGAGGACACCATCCAGGCGGCGATCGACGGCTACGACGAGGGGCATTTCGCGGGAATGCTCGGCAACCTGGACCCGGCCCTGGCACAGCGCCGCGACTTCCTGCTGGCCGTGGAGCGGGAGGTCCGCGCCGCATTTCTTGACTCCGAGGGCGATCCAGCCGATACTACTTCCGGAGTGAGTCCGGCGAGTGCATCGAGCCCCCCCATCGATGCCGCTGACGCTTCGCACGCATCCCAACCAGCCGCCCAGCCGACAACTGACGGCGACGCTGCCGCTGCCAAGCGATCCCGACCAAAGGGTGCTCGCGACGTTGCACATAATGCGCGCAGTCGTGCGTGATGCCCTGCACTCGCCTCTACTCCACTCGCTCGCCTCGCGCATTTCTTCACACGTTCACAGCCGCGACCCGATCGACCACTTGCGCGCCGTCGCGCGGTTCCTGGGGGCGGCTGTTTCCTTCAAGGCCGATCCCTTCGGCGTTGAACATCTGCGCACACCCGAGCAGCTGATCGAGGAGATCGAGCAGCACGGCAACGTCGCCGCCGACTGCGATGACCTGGCCATGCTCGCCGCGGCGCTCATCCGGTCGATCGGATTGGAGCCATACTTCGTCGTGGCCGGCCGCACCCAGCGGCTCACGCATGTCTTCCCCGCCGCGCGCGTGCGCGGCGGCGCGATCATCCCGATGGACGTGCAGGAAGGCCTGCCGGTCGGACGGTGGCCGGAGGGCGTCGCGCGTCAAGTCGTATTCAGGGCCATCTGACCATGCTCAACTACCTCGGCACGTGCCCCAAGTCGATGCAGAAGCCGCCCACGGCATCCACCCCAGAACAGGTCGCGCGATCGATCGAGCATCTGACGGTCGAGGCCGAACGTGCGGGCGTTTCACCAGCGCGAGTCGCCGCCGCCCAGCGGATCGCGCTGCTGCAACGCCAACAGCAACGGCGCGCCGCGGCCCAGCGGACACCCGTCCGCGCCGCGGTGGCCCCGCGGCCGCGCGTGGCGGCACGGCCGCGCGTCGCCTCGCCCAGGCGTCCTGCCGCCAACGTCAACCTCGCGCCGCTCCGGCAGCGAATCGCCAACGCGGCCAAAATTCTCGCGGGCATCCCCTCGCGGCTCCAGAAGGCGACGCCAGCGCAAAAAACGAAGCTGCTGGACACGCAGCGGAAGATGCAGGACTTGCTCAGACGACTCCGCGCTCAGCTGGCCAATGCGCAGCGGCGCGGCGGAGGCCTCAGCGGCTGGTACGACGAGGAGATCGGTTTCATCGATTCGATCTTTGGGGGCATCAGCAACATCTTCGCCGCGAGGGAAGCGCGGAAGGCCGCGGAGAAACAGGCGAAGGCCGCGGAGCTGCAAGCCCGGCAGGACCGGACGCAAGCCATCTTCGATGCGCGCCGCGAGGCCGATGATCTGCGCATGCAGGTCGCCAAACTCTCGGCCCTGCCGACGCAGGTGCTGATCCCACCCGCGCCGCCCGCTCCCCCGCCGCCCGCGGCCCCCGCGATGCCGGGATGGGTGATGCCCGTCGCCATCGGCGGCGCGGCCCTGCTGCTGCTTCCCCGACTTCTCAAATGACCGCCTTCCCCAGCCATATCGACGAGTACGGAGAGGCGGTCACGCCGCCGCTGCGCACGCCCACGGAGTACGCCGTGCGCGCGGGCTCCCTGCTGGTCGATTGGATCAAGAGCGCCCAGGCGAAGATCAAGGAGTTCCAGGACGCGGCGGCGCGGGACGGCCGCGCCCTGTCGCTGCCCGAGCGATCGCTCATCAACGCGCTCGGTGAGTTCATCATCTTCGCCCAGCGCGTCAATGAGCTGCAGCGCGAGGCCCTGGTGAAGGCCGGCGGCGGCACGGTGTTTCCCGACGACGTGGATGCACGCATCCAGCAGATGCCGGTAATCCTGCGACACATGCCTCCGGGCACCTACTACGAGCAGCTGACGGAACGCGAGCAGGAGCTGCGGCAGCTGTACAACGTGGTGCGCACGTTCCTGCCTGAGCTCTCCGCGCAGTCGTGGACGATTGCCCGCCAGGTCGCCCAGGACTGGGATCTGACGGCGAAGTCGTGGACGCCCGTCATCGACGGCGCGATGAGCCAGGGCGGCATCCTGGAGCGGCTGGCGGGCTCGGCTGGACTGATCGCCTTGGCGGTCCTGGCGTTTTTCGCGTGGAGGGCGCTCAAGTGAGCAAGCGCACCACCGACAACGGCACCCAGCTGAGCGTCCGCCCCATCGGGCTGGCCAAGGTCATCGAGTACGTCAAAAACGGCAAGACGTTCCGACACAAGTTCACCAGCGCAAAGTCGGTGCTGTACGCCACGACCGACCGCTCCCACCTGGTCATCCCGGCCCGCACCAGCAGCCGCGGCGAAATCGAGGACGACTGAACATGGCGACGACGCTCCTCCTCAGCAACCCGACCAAGCGACGGCGACGACGGCGAAAGACCGCCCGGAGCCGAGCCACCAAGCCACGCACACCGCGGCGCGTCCGCCGCGCTCCCAGGAGAATCACCAGCATGGCACGCAAGCGACGACGAACACGGCGCGCAGCGCCAACCGTGCGCAGGCGACGGAGCCGCCGAGCTTCCGCGCCGCGCGGCAAGATCGACATGCAGTTCCTCATGCAGGGGGCAGGCATCGCGGGCGGCGCCCTGGTGACCGATTTCCTGATCGGGAAAATCCCCATCGCGGCCCTCCAGACATCGCCCTGGGCGCGCGTCGCGGGAAAGGTGGGCATCGCCATCGCGGCCAAGATGCTGCTGCACCGCAGCGCGCCGAAGATCGCCAACGCGCTGGCGCTCGGCGCGATCGCGTCCACGACTCTGGATGCGCTCCGCGCCGCGAATCTCCAGCTGCCGGGCGGCGGCCTCAGCGGATACGACATCGACCCCGACCTGGCCGGATTGATGGGGTACGACCCCGTCACCGGCGAGTTCATCGAGGACGAGGATCCCGCCGCGCTGCTCGGCTGCGACAACATGGCCGGGTACGACTCGGAGCCGGGCCTGAATTTCACGGTGGTTGAGGCCGCGTAACGGCGCGATTGCCATGCCTGGGCGGCGCGGGATCTCCCCGGACCGCGACGCCCCAGGCCTTCCCGATCCCACTCACACACAATCCCCCGAAAGGTGAACCATGTCACGCATCTCAGCAGTCAGAGACATCGTGTGCCGACCGGCACGCGCGGGCAACAACGGATTCCCGATGGATGAGCTCGTGCGGCAGCGCATGCGCCAGATCGCAGGCGGCATCCCGGGCGACGGCGACGCCACGCTCACCACGCCGCAGAGTTACTACCACCGGGTCAACTATCCCACCGCGGGCAGCACGCAATTCCGATTCTTCAACGAACCGCGAGCCCGCGGCATCACCAACCTGGACACGCCCAATCAGTTCCCAGCCAACTACGGCTTCCTGCTGCGCAGCATCAGCTTCGACTTCCTGCCGGCCTTCGATCGCCAGGGCGCTCACTGCAGCGCCACGGTGGCCAACTCGTCCCTCTCGCTGTCGGCGATCGCCGCGGCGACGGCGGACCAGCTGGCGCGGCCCTGGCGGTGGAATGAGAAGGTGCGCGAGCTGATGAGCCAGGGCGTCGTCACGTTCAAAGTGGGACAGCGCGACATCTTCGAGGTGTTCGGGCTCACCAACTTCCCCAGCGGCAAGGGCGTCGTGTCCAACCCCGGCGTGTCCAACATGCTCGACACCAGCGCCGCCGCCAACTCCCTGGGCACCATGATGAACCAGGTGACCAACGGCGCGCCTGTGTTCTGCAACCGCTGGGAGTTCTACGAGCCGTTCCCCATCGCGCCCAACCAGACCTTCGAGCTCACGGTGGACTACCTCACCGCCGTGTCGTTCTCCGAGGCCGGCCGCGGACCGATGGAAGGCGACGCGGGCGCGACGGCGGGCGTTCTCATGTGCGAAATGCTCGGTCAACTGGTCATCCCGGCCGCGCAGGGATGATCGCGGGGCCTCTCTCTCCTGGCGAGCGGAGACGCCCGCCAGGGCATTCTGACTCACACCCCCAACGAAGGACACCCACATGGCGAAGAATCGAGCCAGCAGCAAGCCCGCCGCCTCCAACGACTCCGGGTGCGATGACGACATCATCGCGGCGATCGTCAGCAACCCGAACCTGGTGCGCGTGGACGCATCGGGCGGCGACTTGAAGCCGGTCCTCACGTGCAAGCCAGAAGCGCTGCGGGCGCTCATCGGCGAGCTGAAGGCCGCGCTGCAGGATTGACCGTTCCGGCGCACTGCGGCCCGGAACTGCGGTTGCTCGTGGCACTTTTTTCCAACTTCTCGCGCCACGGGATAGGGCGAAGGCAAGGAAAGCATTATGCGAAGCTGCATCAATCCAGTCGTGGCTGATGTGCTCGGCGAGCTGGGCGGCCAGGCGGGGAACCCGGTCACGAACGCCTACTACTTCACGTACACCAGCGGGCCAATCCTTGCGATCACCG includes the following:
- a CDS encoding transcriptional repressor produces the protein MASTTGLPDAAAAMAPLCSVFRRYLKSLNLKYTPERADVLDAIIERDGVFEAEELLLEMRQRGYRVSKATIYRTIKLLQEAGIITQALFDSRQAHYQLVYGKAPRDYLVCVKTGEHVEFSDPELVSIRERVARLHGWEAVGHRFQIYAISPRGRAMMEREQSADAREAGQAFPSPTERGGARGRSSRAGRVRRGG
- a CDS encoding thiamine-monophosphate kinase encodes the protein MREFSLLQHVYASNPSLDRRVLIPPGDDMAMVALSAASGGRTGSGCVLAAVDQLVAGRHFDASVTPVELVGRKAVARSLSDVAAMAARPLCTLAAVTLPPEYGEPNATRLFDAMRRTAEQFECPLVGGDIAFHPRGGLPLVCSVTVLAEPIDEAHPPVTRRGAQPGDGVYVTGTVGGSLGADRLGKHLTFDPRINEAIEIRLALGDRLHAMLDISDGLGRDAAHLVEGADLTIEIEVSRIPLTPGRAWREALSDGEDYELCFTAAGQAPGRVRNLPVTRVGRVVRGGGCEAGRAIAITPSGERVDISVAGWEHADADRVDRSSRDERGDGS
- the yacG gene encoding DNA gyrase inhibitor YacG produces the protein MPDAAAERFARLAPRTRPCPACGRPASMHGPDAPFCSERCRRLDLGDWLSERHRLSRPISPDDEPGA